The following is a genomic window from Clostridium fungisolvens.
GTTTAGATGCATTTGGTAACACAGTTGCTAATGCTGGCCCAGTAGGAACTTTCGGATTTGGACTATTAAACAGATTATTAATTCCATTTGGATTACATCACGTTATGAACTCAATATTCTGGTTTGCATTTGGTACATTTACAAATGCAGCAGGCGAAGTAGTTAGAGGAGATTTAACTAGATACTTTGCAGGGGATCCAAACTCAGGTGCATTCATGACTGGATTCTTCCCAATAATGATGTTTGCATTACCAGCTGCTTGTTTAGCTATGATTACTGCAGCTAAAAAAGAAAAGAAAAAAGAAGTTACAGGTATGCTTTTAGGTATAGCATTAACTTCCTTCTTAACTGGTATCACAGAACCAATCGAATTCTTATTTATGTTCCTAGCACCTCCTCTATATGCTATCCATGCAGTATTAACTGGAGTAGCAGGAGCTGTAACTTATGCATTAAACATGAAATTAGGTTTTGGTTTCTCAGCAGGTTTCATAGATTATGCTTTAAACTTCAGTAAACCAAATACTCATAACCCTATAGGTATTGCTTTAGTAGGTGTTGTATTTGCTGTTATTTACTACTTCATTTTCTTATTCTATATTAAGAAGTTTGACGTTAAGACTCCAGGTAGAGAAGATGATGATGAAGCTGTTACTGATACAAAGAGTAGTGCTTCAAAGTCTAGCAAATTATCTGATAAAGCAGAAGTTATATTAGCTGCAATAGGTGGAAAGAACAATGTAGAATCTATCGATGCTTGTGTAACTAGAATAAGATTAACTTTAAATGATACATCAAAATTAGATGAAAAGGCTTTAAAACAAGCAGGTGCATCAGGTATATCAAGACTTGGTGAAAACAATGTTCAGGTTGTTGTTGGAACATTAGCAGATCCACTTGTTTCACAAATAAAGAAATTAATGAATAAATAATTTTTATTAAATGAATAACTATTGACTCAATTAATTAAGAAACTATTTAATTAATTAAATGACTAATTAAGTATGTGAATAAATAATTAATTAAGAAAATAATAGAGTATGACATTAAAGTTTTGACTTAAATTTCAAGAAAATATAGCCATATCACCGAGTTTCAATTTGGTGATATGGCTTATTTAAATATCAAGAATACAACTTTGAAAAATGAAGATATTGAAGTACCAATTCGGATTTAAATTTATATTTTTAAATTCTTTTACAAAAAGCCGTGAGAGTTTTTAAGATAGATTGCGGTTCGAATTTGTACATCTGTACATATTAAACGACAGGAAAGAAATAAAATTTATTTTTCTGTAAGAATTTTTTCACTAATGTTCAAATAATGTAGATGTGCGAAAAACTGACTGAAGAAGGTCACTTCAATCAGTTTTTACAACATATAAGAATTTGTTAAATAAATGTTGGTACTGATTAAAAACATTAACATGTGGCAAGCATTAAGAGGATAGCTCAATTATTAAATTTTCTTAGAGAGGTGTTCCTTTTGCTACAGCATGACGTTGAATTAAAAAAGTTTGATCTGCATACTAACAAGGTTCTAAAAAGAGATTTTTATAAAGATAGAGTTGTAGAAGTTTGCCCAATTTGTGAATCAAATTGGTATATTAAATATGGTTTTTATAATGGAATTCAAAGATACAAATGCAAAGTGTGTCAAAAAACCTTTTCCCGTACAACTAATTCATTGTGGAGTTATTCAAAAAAGAATGCTAGAACTTGGATGGAATTTACTGAATTAATGACAGAAAATAAGACTTTAAAATTTTGCGCTGAAAAGCTAAATATAAGTATTGGGACAGCTTTTTATTGGAGACATAAAATACTTCAAGCGTTAAGTCTAGATTCCATTCCAGATACTCTATCGGGAGTTGTACATGTAGGAAAAGTTATTATAAAAGAAAGCTTTAAAGGATGTAGAAATGCAGAAATAATTGCTTCATCAACTCCAAGAGAGGACATTTGGGTTATTGGTGCAAAAGGACAAGAAGACTCTATGTTTATAAAACCGATATTTAAATATCAGTGGGATCGAAGAGCTTTCAATGAGAAAGTTTACTGCAAAATAGAAAAGAAATCATACATTGCACCATATGGAGACAGATATATAAATTCAGTTGCATTAAGACATAATAGAAATAAATCAATTAAGGTAGAAACCGAGTATAGAATAAAATATCTTTGGCCAAATTTGAAAAAGTGGCTATCAATCTTCCATGGGGTGGCATCAAAATATCTGAAAAGATACCTTAGTTTCTTTATAATCATGAACTTGGATAAGGTGCTTGATTACATGGATTTGATATATGATAGATTATTTGAAGGAAATAGATTTATAAAAACTGATGAAATAAGAATCATAAATTCACTTTTTTAAAGAAGCTATAGCTTAATATGATTTCGAATAATCCATGAGAGGTATATCGCCAACTCGGATGTTTATTTGATTATAATTTAACATTATTAAAGATAAACTCTTGCTGGTGATGAGAATTAGTAAAGTTGTAAGAGACTTACAGCATTATAAAACATTAATAATACTGTAGAGCGGCTACTGTGACTTTAAAAAAATTAAAAAGAATGGAGAGTAGTATGACTCTGAAGAAATTAACAAGACTGCAGAGCAGCCACTAGTACTCCGAAGAAATTGATAAGCTTTTAAAACAGTTAAGATCACTATGAAGTGATTAAAAAGAGATATAATTTTATTCGAAAGCTGTATCTAAAACTCTATTGGGGTGTGATAGGTTCGGGGAAGATTATTTAAAACACAAATTAAGGTACAAGGTTGTCCACTTATCTATGAATTTTTAACAACATTTAATTGATAAATAATTGTATAAAGAAAAAATAGATTGTAGGCATAGAGATATGGAAGATAATGGTGTGTTTGTTCTGCTAAAATACACGGATATAACTACCATCCTATTTGATCTAGTAAATATTTTAATAAGAAAAACAGATATAACATGGTGATTTTGTAATATATGTTCATATATTATTGAAAACTTCCTTGTAAATTGCTATAATTAGCTTGTTTTGAGTTAAATATATATGTATGGACATAATGCAATTTAAATAGAGGTCTTTGCTATTTTAGCGTAGACCTTTTTTGGAGAGTGAACCAATGTAATAATTATTTATGGTATAATATAATTTTACGCAACGTTTAAGATTATTATTGAATTTAAGAAATGGTTTATGTTGTTCATTAATAAAGGAGGATTAGCTGTGGCAGATTTTGTTGAAGAAATAGAGAAAAGACGTACCTTCGCTATAATTTCTCACCCAGATGCAGGTAAAACTACACTTACAGAAAAGCTTCTATTATATGGAGGTGCTATAAGACTTGCAGGATCAGTAAAGGCTAGAAAGGCATCTAAGCATGCTGTTTCTGACTGGATGGAAATAGAAAAACAAAGAGGTATATCAGTTACGTCATCGGTTATGCAGTTTAACTATGATGGATATTGTATTAATATATTAGATACACCTGGACATCAAGACTTCTCAGAAGATACTTATAGAACCCTTATGGCAGCAGACAGTGCAGTAATGGTAATTGATGCAGCGAAGGGAGTAGAAGATCAAACAAGAAAGCTTTTCCATGTTTGTTCTTTAAGAGGAATTCCTATATTTACGTTTATAAATAAGATGGATAGAGAAGCACAAGATCCATTTACATTATTAGAAGATATAGAAAGAGAACTTGGAATAAAATCATATCCTATGAATTGGCCTATAGGTTCGGGAAAAGATTTTAGAGGAGTATACGAAAGAAATAAGAATTCTATAGAGGTGTTTAACGGTGGAAACCATGGACAGACAGCAGTAAATGCAGTTGAAGGTGATGTTTCTGATCCTGTATTTAAAGATCTTCTAGGTGAAGGGTTACATAATAAGCTAATGGAAGATGTTGAGCTTCTTGATATTGCAGGAGACGATTTTGACATAGAAAAAGTAAGAAGTGGAGAGTTATCACCAGTATTCTTCGGATCAGCTCTTACAAACTTTGGTGTGGAGCCATTCCTAAGAGACTTCTTAAAGCTTACTTCTTCACCACTTCCAAGAAAATCAAACCAAGGTGAAGTAGATCCTTTCAAAGAGGAGTTTTCAGCCTTTGTATTTAAGATTCAAGCAAACATGAATAAAGCTCATAGAGATAGAATAGCCTTTATGAGAATATGTTCAGGAAAGTTTGAAAAGGGAATGGAAGTTAATCATGTTCAAGGTGGTAAAAAGTTAAAGCTTGCACAACCTCAACAATTCTTGGCTCAAGATAGAGAAATTGTTGAAGAAGCATATGCTGGAGATATAATAGGTGTATTTGATCCAGGTATATTCGCTATTGGAGATACTTTATGTGCCAATAGTTCAAAGTTTAAGTTTGAAGGTATACCAACCTTTGCTCCAGAGCATTTTGCAAGAGTAAGACCAGTTGACACAATGAAGAGAAAACAATTTGTCAAAGGTGTAACTCAGATAGCTCAAGAAGGGGCTATCCAAGTATTTAAGGAATACTATGTTGGTATGGAAGAAATTATAGTTGGAGTTGTAGGTGTACTTCAATTTGAAGTTCTTGAATACAGATTAAAAAATGAATACAACGTTGATATTAAGATGGATAGATCTTCTTATAGATATGTAAGATGGATTGAAAATGAAGATATAGATGTTGATAAGTTAAACTTAACTTCAGATACAAAAAAAGTTAAGGACTTTAGGGATAGAAATCTTCTTATATTCCAAAATGACTGGGGTATAAGCTGGGCTCTTGATCATAATAAAGGTCTCGTACTTTCTGATATTGGTAAGACAGAAGAATAATTTTTAAAAATTATTTTATAAAAAGTAAATTTAACACTAATAGTATTTTAAATTAATGCTATTAGTGTTTTTTATTCTTTAGGAAATTATATCTCAATTATATTTGTGGGCAATTATGTAAATAAACTTAAGCATAGTATAAAATTAAAGAATAAAAAAAGACAAAATAGGCGAGAACGCTTTTAATATATTTAATTAGTTATTGATTTTTAAGAAAAAATCAATAGTAAATAATAATAATATGTGATATAATGTCGAATCAAGATTATAAATATTTCATATATATACATATATTGAGAGGTAATGAGAATGAATGTAAAGGAACTTCTTTCTTTTATAGCTTTTATATTTTATATTTATATAGGTGTATATTCTTTTTTTAATATAAAGAAGAATATTGAGAGCCTTTTATTCTTAATTATTTGCGTTAGCTTAGCCTTTTGGTCTTTTGGGTATGTTTATGCTTATGGAAATGTGGTGAATTCGGACTTTTGGACTAGATTCTCCGCAATAGGCTGGATATTTTTCAGCGCATCAACTTTACATTTGATCCTACGTTTTATAGATAATAAGATATTTAATAAAGTATCAACACAGTTTTTATTATATGTGCCAGCAATTATAATTTTTTATATGAGAGTTATAATATGGGGAGAGATACAGGTATCTCAAAGGTTACAGAGATTTTATAGTTTATATGATATTGTTTATAATAATGGATATTTGACTATAGCCTTGATTCTTGTAGCACTTTGGAGCTTAAAGCAGACAAGCATCAGAGAAAGAAGCCAAGGTAGGCTTATATTAATAACTGGAGCAATTTCTTTTCTTTTAAACATTATTGGAGTAATATCTGTAAATACAATTCATTTGAAGTTATTTCCAGCGATAGGACAAGTATATGCAATTCCTATGATATTAGGAATATATTACTCAATTCTTAAATTTCATTTTTTGAAAATTTCTCCAAATATAATTCTAGATGAAGTGTTAGAGGAAATGATGGATGTATTTTTTCTTTTATCCCCAGAGGGAAAAGTAACAAAGATAAATCATAGAACTGCTGACATAGTGGGAATACCAAAAGGCAAGATAGTAAATAAGCATATTGCTAATTTTTTTAAGGAAAGAGATGTTATATTAAATTTAGTGGATATAAGAAATACTGCAGAAAGAATGATTGAAGAAGTAAACCTAATTGATAGAAATTTGGAATTAAAACCTATGCAAATCTCTGTTTCTAGAATTTCTGATAATTTAACTAAGGAACTTATTGGAATTGTTATAATAGGTCATGATATTACTGTAAAAAAACAGCTAGAAAAACAAGTTATAAAGCATGAGGAAATGCAACTAAGACTGACACAGCTGGCTTACCATGATTCTTTAACAGGTTTAGCTAATCGTAAACATTTTGTTGAGAGGTTTGAGGAAGCAATTTCAAAACACAATATATCTATAGAAAAGCTTGGAGTAATTTTTGCAGATTTGAATGATTTCAAAACAGTTAACGACACTTATGGACATGAGATTGGAGATTATTTGCTTTGCCAAGTAGGCGACAGGTTAAAAAAGGCATTAAGTGAAAAGTCATTAATAGCTAGATTAGGTGGAGATGAATTTGCAATCTTAGTGTATGATATTTTAAGTTTTGAAGATTTGAATAAAGTGATGAACAGCATATCACAGGTATTTATTGAACCTGTAATTAGAGATAATATTAGCTTAAGGATTTCGGCTAGTTTAGGAGCTAGTATTTTCCCTGAAGAAGGTAGTACAGTGGATGAGCTAATAAGTAGGGCAGACAAAGAAATGTATAAGATGAAGAATCAAAAAAAGCTTGCACTTAAATAAAGTGCAAGCTTTTAATTTATTCCAAATTAATCATTTCTATGATTTTTTCTGATCTTTCTTTTGTATTACCTTCAATAACTTTATAATTAACATTTTCTGAATCTAAAAAGTGCTTTATAGCATAATCAATGCCTTCGGCGGCAGTTTCATCTTGCCATCTTACGCCATCTTTAGTATATCCAAATTCTCTTGGCACAAAGAAGATATGGTCATAATTGTCCAAATCTCTAAGAGCAAGAGCGTAAAGGTCCTTTAAGATTTCCTTATCTTTTGAAGTTCTTTTTTTATCACCTAACATAAAACGCCCATATATGTATGGTACAAAAGTAGCATAATCAGTTACAGCATAATCAAAACTACTTAATGAATCTTCTATGTTTTTTTGTCCTAAATAAATACCATATTGTTCAGCGATAGATTCTATCATGCCTTTTTCTCTAAGGTATTCAGTACTGTATTCACTTGCAGCACCTACATTTAAACCTTTAATTTTCAAATCTACGTACAGTTGTTGTATTAATGTGGTTTTTCCACACCTAGGACCACCTAGAATTGCAATTCTAATTGGCATCATTAAACCCCCGAATAAATAATTTCCAACTCAAATCTGGAATCTATAATTTTGTGAAAACAAGGTTATTATAGCAGTTTTGGACATGATTTTCAATTATGTAGATGTTCTAGATCCTTGATTTAAAAATATGTCAGCAATAATTTCAGAACCGAGATGAGTTTTGAAAACAAATTTCAGATTAATGTTTTTAATCTTTATATGAATTCAATGTTTTTATTAAGGTTTATACCTCATTAGTATTAATAAAACATCTTAGAATAAAAGAAGATATTATACATCATTCTAATGAACTTACAAGGAACTAAATTGATTTAGTACAAATAAATATCCTTACTTTAAATAACACTAATGAAATTAATTAAACTTCATGGTATAAATCGATTATTTAATATAACAAAGTTCATCATTATTTTATAAGGAAGTGATAAATCTTGTTATTAAATGCATTAATAACTGTTATGAATATATATTCAAAAAGTATATGGACAGGCTTATAATTATTTGTATGAAATTGCCAATTAGCTAATTAAAGAGAATTCATTATTAAAACTATATTAAATATTTATTTTAGAGTAAGTATAGCAATGTATGAAATAAGGCAATAATTATTATATGTAAAAAATTACATAAAAGTGTGAATAAGTTAAAAAAACAATAATATAATTTATTAAAATCATAAGAAGTATATGATGAAGTAATATCTATAGGAGGGGTAATATGAAAAAAGTAAAGATGCCTAGACAATATAAATTTGCTGTTATTCTATATTCTGTAATAAGTATGGGGGCTGGAATTGCATTAACGATTTTAACTAGATACAACAGTAGCTTTAACAATGATACTTTTACAAAGCAAAAGTTTGAAGTAAGTATAGCCATAATAGTGATAGGATTTTTGCTGCTGCTATATGGTATATTTTTCATTAAGGGATATAAGAAGCCAAAGAAAGTAAAGGTTTTTGCAGATTAAATTATTAGAAAACTCAATATATTATAATATACAAAAAAACGAGTGAAATCGTTTCAAAATAAAGGTGTTCTGGTATAGAAGTATATTTCCATTTAAAAGTAATCTGTACATAAGTGCTATAATGAACTCGTAATAATTTTACGGGAGTTGAGTATATATGTACAAACTAATTGCAATAGATATGGATGGTACTTTACTAAAAGAAGATAAGACGGTTTCTGATATAACTAAAAGAGCGATAGCAAGAGCTAAAAAAAGAGGCGTAAAAGTTGTACTTGCTTCTGGAAGACCTATTGAAGGTATAACTAGATATTTAGAAGCTTTAAATTTAATTGATGAAGATGATTATGTATTAAGCTTTAATGGAGCATTAATTCAAAATACAAAAACTAAGGAAGTAATTTCAAAGAATATATTAAAAGGTACAGATATAGCATACCTTTATGGACTAAGCAAGGAATTAGGAGTAAACATACATGCTTTTGATAAGACAGGATGTATAACTCCTAAGATGAGTAAATACACAGAAGTTGAAGGAACTATAAATGGTATTGATGTATCAGAAGTTGACTTTGATAAGGTAGATAGTGATGCAGATATATCAAAGATAATGATGATTGATGAGCCAGAAATACTACAAGCAGCTATAGAAAAGTTACCAAAAGAAGTTTATGACAAGTACACAGTTGTTAGAAGTGCTCCTTACTTCTTAGAATTTTTAAACAAGAAGAGTAATAAGGGTGAAGGTGTTAAAGCCCTTGCAGACTACCTAGGTATTAAGCAAGAAGAAGTTATTTGTGTAGGGGATGCAGGTAATGACTTACATATGATAGAATTTGCAGGACTTGGTGTTGCCATGGGCAATGCTTTCGATGAAGTAAAGCAAATCGCTAACTATGTAACATCAACTAATGAAGATGATGGGGTTGCTGAAGTTATAGAAAAGTTTATATTAGCTTGCTAAAGCTAAAGATATACCGATTCCATCATTGGACTCAAAATAGAAATTTCGATGAAGCGACAAAGCTTTATTTGATAAAATTAAATATGAATTAGTTTAATAGAAAAGAATTGATCAATTTGTTTTACAGTTGATCAGTTCTTTTTTTACTATATTAAGAATCAAAAAAATCATGTTAGCTGAACCGAAGTGCTTCAATGGTTTTAGAAGTTTTATGGCTATATAGTAAAAAACAGAACTTATTTACAGAAAAGTTTCCCTATAAAATATAACAATTCCTATACAGCTTGAAATATCCTTTTACATTATTATTGATATTAGATATCATATATATAATAAGAAATAATAACAGAAATTATAATAAGTTTTTGCATATGGAAGGAGAATATTTTGCTATTAAAAAAATTAAAAATAGGACAAAAATTGTTTTTAGGGTTTGGAATTGTGACCATGATCATGATTATGGTAATAGCATATTCATATATAAATTTTCGAAAAGAATCAGAAGCTGTGGATTGGAGTGTTCATAGTTATAAGGTGATTAGTGAATCTGATGCTATACTTACGAGTTTGATTAATATGGAGACCGGTGCAAGAGGTTATGTAATAACTGGTGATAAAACTTTTTTAGAACCCTTTTATAAAGGGAAAGTTGATTATCAAGATCACTATACGAAAATGCAAGAACTGTCTAAAGATAGTCCAGATCAACTTATAAGACTTGCTATGGTGGATAAATACTATAAGGAATGGTCTGAATGGGAAGATAAAGATATAATAGCTGTCAGAGAAAACGTTTCTTCTGGAACATCTCAAATATCTGATTTAATCAAAACTATTCAATCAGGATTCGGCAAACAAAAGATGGACAGTATACGAGGAGTTCTAAATGATATTAATCAGAAAGAATATAAGACCTTAGGGGAGAGAGATAATGCTTTAAAGATAATGGAGAGGCAAACCCAATATATTATGACCTCAGGTGGTGGATTTGCAACAATACTCGCATTTATTATAGCGGCCTTAGTAATTAGAATGGTTGTTAATCCTGTGAGAATTGTTACTAATACTTTTAAGGAGATAGCTGAAGGTGATGTAGATCTAGAAGTTAGATTAAATATAGATTCAAAAGATGAATTAGGGGATATGTCTAAAAACTTTAATAAATTTATGACGAAGCTTAAAGAATTAATAGACGGAAATAAAAATGAAACTTGGTTAAAGGTAGGAAAAGCAGAACTAAATGAACATATTAGAGGAAAACAAGATATTGAAGAATTATCTAGAGATATTATTAAGCATATTTCAAAATATACTGAAGCTCAAATTGGGGCGCTTTATATTAGAAATGAAGATGAAGTGTTTAAGAGAATCGGAAGTTATTGTTATAGGGAAAATGAAAAAACAATAAGTGAATTTAAATCTGGAGAGGGAATTGTAGGACAGGTAGCTTTAGAGAAACAACCAATAATAATAAGAGATGTGCCAGAAGATTACATGAAAATAGTTTCTGGATTAGGGGAGGTATCGCCTAATAATATATTGGTAGTTCCTTGTATGTATGAGGGAAATGTTGAAGCAATAATAGAAATTGGTGTATTGGGTAAATTAAGTGATTTAAAATTGCAGTTTGTTAATCAAATAAGTTCAAATGTAGCGATGAGTATAAATTCATTAAAAGCACAGATTAAGATGAATGAATTATTAAACAAGACTTTAATACAATCCGAAGAGCTACAGGCACAACAGGAAGAGTTAAGACAAAATAATACTGAACTAAGCCTACAGACAAAAGCTTTAAAAGCATCAGAGGAAAGTTTGCAGGTTCAACAAGAAGAACTGAAAATGATAAATGAAGAATTAGAAGAGAAAACACAAATACTAGAGGAACAAAAGAAAAATATAATAACCAAGAATAAAAATTTAGAAAAAGCTAAACTAGATATTCAAGAAAAAGCTGATGAACTTGAATTAGCTAATAAATATAAATCAGAATTTCTGGCTAATATGTCTCATGAGCTTAGAACTCCATTGAATA
Proteins encoded in this region:
- a CDS encoding PTS transporter subunit EIIC, which produces MSKETNRTLAFLQKIGKALMTPVAVMPAAAILLRLGQSDVWGWTGNAYLMKNGIPIIAQAGDAIFGTLYLGKGPTATPISILGLLFAIGIAIGLAEENNGVSALSAAVGFLVLQKVGSAINPAINMGVFAGFIAGITAGLLYNKFKDIQLPQFLGFFGGKRFVPIVTSFLMIVLGVVAGYVWPSIQNGLDAFGNTVANAGPVGTFGFGLLNRLLIPFGLHHVMNSIFWFAFGTFTNAAGEVVRGDLTRYFAGDPNSGAFMTGFFPIMMFALPAACLAMITAAKKEKKKEVTGMLLGIALTSFLTGITEPIEFLFMFLAPPLYAIHAVLTGVAGAVTYALNMKLGFGFSAGFIDYALNFSKPNTHNPIGIALVGVVFAVIYYFIFLFYIKKFDVKTPGREDDDEAVTDTKSSASKSSKLSDKAEVILAAIGGKNNVESIDACVTRIRLTLNDTSKLDEKALKQAGASGISRLGENNVQVVVGTLADPLVSQIKKLMNK
- a CDS encoding IS1 family transposase; this translates as MLQHDVELKKFDLHTNKVLKRDFYKDRVVEVCPICESNWYIKYGFYNGIQRYKCKVCQKTFSRTTNSLWSYSKKNARTWMEFTELMTENKTLKFCAEKLNISIGTAFYWRHKILQALSLDSIPDTLSGVVHVGKVIIKESFKGCRNAEIIASSTPREDIWVIGAKGQEDSMFIKPIFKYQWDRRAFNEKVYCKIEKKSYIAPYGDRYINSVALRHNRNKSIKVETEYRIKYLWPNLKKWLSIFHGVASKYLKRYLSFFIIMNLDKVLDYMDLIYDRLFEGNRFIKTDEIRIINSLF
- a CDS encoding peptide chain release factor 3 — translated: MADFVEEIEKRRTFAIISHPDAGKTTLTEKLLLYGGAIRLAGSVKARKASKHAVSDWMEIEKQRGISVTSSVMQFNYDGYCINILDTPGHQDFSEDTYRTLMAADSAVMVIDAAKGVEDQTRKLFHVCSLRGIPIFTFINKMDREAQDPFTLLEDIERELGIKSYPMNWPIGSGKDFRGVYERNKNSIEVFNGGNHGQTAVNAVEGDVSDPVFKDLLGEGLHNKLMEDVELLDIAGDDFDIEKVRSGELSPVFFGSALTNFGVEPFLRDFLKLTSSPLPRKSNQGEVDPFKEEFSAFVFKIQANMNKAHRDRIAFMRICSGKFEKGMEVNHVQGGKKLKLAQPQQFLAQDREIVEEAYAGDIIGVFDPGIFAIGDTLCANSSKFKFEGIPTFAPEHFARVRPVDTMKRKQFVKGVTQIAQEGAIQVFKEYYVGMEEIIVGVVGVLQFEVLEYRLKNEYNVDIKMDRSSYRYVRWIENEDIDVDKLNLTSDTKKVKDFRDRNLLIFQNDWGISWALDHNKGLVLSDIGKTEE
- a CDS encoding diguanylate cyclase domain-containing protein; this encodes MNVKELLSFIAFIFYIYIGVYSFFNIKKNIESLLFLIICVSLAFWSFGYVYAYGNVVNSDFWTRFSAIGWIFFSASTLHLILRFIDNKIFNKVSTQFLLYVPAIIIFYMRVIIWGEIQVSQRLQRFYSLYDIVYNNGYLTIALILVALWSLKQTSIRERSQGRLILITGAISFLLNIIGVISVNTIHLKLFPAIGQVYAIPMILGIYYSILKFHFLKISPNIILDEVLEEMMDVFFLLSPEGKVTKINHRTADIVGIPKGKIVNKHIANFFKERDVILNLVDIRNTAERMIEEVNLIDRNLELKPMQISVSRISDNLTKELIGIVIIGHDITVKKQLEKQVIKHEEMQLRLTQLAYHDSLTGLANRKHFVERFEEAISKHNISIEKLGVIFADLNDFKTVNDTYGHEIGDYLLCQVGDRLKKALSEKSLIARLGGDEFAILVYDILSFEDLNKVMNSISQVFIEPVIRDNISLRISASLGASIFPEEGSTVDELISRADKEMYKMKNQKKLALK
- a CDS encoding ATP/GTP-binding protein; protein product: MPIRIAILGGPRCGKTTLIQQLYVDLKIKGLNVGAASEYSTEYLREKGMIESIAEQYGIYLGQKNIEDSLSSFDYAVTDYATFVPYIYGRFMLGDKKRTSKDKEILKDLYALALRDLDNYDHIFFVPREFGYTKDGVRWQDETAAEGIDYAIKHFLDSENVNYKVIEGNTKERSEKIIEMINLE
- the yidA gene encoding sugar-phosphatase, translating into MYKLIAIDMDGTLLKEDKTVSDITKRAIARAKKRGVKVVLASGRPIEGITRYLEALNLIDEDDYVLSFNGALIQNTKTKEVISKNILKGTDIAYLYGLSKELGVNIHAFDKTGCITPKMSKYTEVEGTINGIDVSEVDFDKVDSDADISKIMMIDEPEILQAAIEKLPKEVYDKYTVVRSAPYFLEFLNKKSNKGEGVKALADYLGIKQEEVICVGDAGNDLHMIEFAGLGVAMGNAFDEVKQIANYVTSTNEDDGVAEVIEKFILAC